A stretch of Anaeromyxobacter dehalogenans 2CP-1 DNA encodes these proteins:
- a CDS encoding tetratricopeptide repeat protein, translating to MDPRAELLARRAALRTRLRAGDARAALSLARSLERDPPRDHAAARRAYEAAAKAGLADAMAALGEMLRDGRGGPRDLEGAVRWFSEAARRGKPEAIASLAGALLHGEGAPRDRATAIRLFRRAASAGVVQAMVDLALCLRQGAAGVPRDDAAALRWLRRAATLGHAGAALLVGQAYWFGRMGAPRDRARAAPFLLAAARKGEPKAAGLAAEARTVLGGAAPRRPPARVTAPAARPAGSRAPRSGRTRP from the coding sequence ATGGACCCGCGCGCCGAGCTGCTGGCACGCCGCGCCGCGCTGCGCACCCGCCTGCGCGCCGGCGACGCCCGCGCCGCGCTCTCGCTGGCCCGCTCGCTGGAGCGCGACCCGCCGCGCGACCACGCCGCCGCCCGGCGCGCCTACGAGGCCGCGGCGAAGGCCGGGCTCGCGGACGCGATGGCCGCGCTCGGCGAGATGCTCCGCGACGGCCGCGGCGGCCCGCGGGATCTCGAGGGCGCGGTGCGCTGGTTCTCCGAGGCGGCGCGGCGCGGGAAGCCCGAGGCGATCGCCAGCCTGGCCGGCGCGCTGCTGCACGGCGAGGGCGCGCCGCGGGATCGCGCGACCGCGATCCGCCTGTTCCGCCGCGCGGCCTCGGCCGGCGTGGTCCAGGCCATGGTGGACCTCGCGCTGTGCCTGCGCCAGGGCGCCGCCGGCGTGCCGCGCGACGACGCGGCCGCGCTGCGCTGGCTCCGCCGCGCCGCCACGCTGGGCCACGCCGGCGCGGCGCTCCTCGTCGGCCAGGCCTACTGGTTCGGCCGCATGGGGGCGCCCCGGGATCGCGCGCGGGCAGCGCCGTTCCTGCTCGCGGCCGCGCGCAAGGGCGAGCCGAAGGCCGCCGGTCTGGCCGCGGAGGCCCGGACGGTGCTCGGGGGCGCGGCGCCGCGGCGGCCGCCGGCGCGCGTCACCGCCCCCGCCGCGCGTCCCGCAGGATCTCGCGCGCCGCGTTCCGGCCGCACGCGCCCATGA
- a CDS encoding phytoene desaturase family protein, producing the protein MEPFDLVVVGGGHNGLVAAAYAARAGQRTLVLEALDRVGGASGGDEPWPGFRVSTAAYVVSLFRPEIVRELDLARHGYAVLPRDPSSFTPLPDGRSLLLGPDPALNQREIAKFSRRDAERFPRYEALLDRLARAVEPSLLEPPPDPFSGRPGDLWRLARTGWRLLRLGKDGPRALEVLLGAARPILERWFESEPLRATLATDAIIGAMASPSTPGTAYVLFHHVMGEVNGARGVWGYVRGGMGALAAALAGAARAAGAEVRTGARVARVRVRGGRADGVVLADGTEIAARRVASSVDARRTLLGMVGAEHLAPEVAEAVGAIDYASASLKINLALSELPRFPAAPHAGATPGPHHRGTIHISPTLDHLERAFADAVAGRPSQEPVLECTIPSAVDPGVAPAGRHLMSMFVQYAPYRLAEGSWDALKEPFADRCVALLDRYAPGFAASVLHREVLSPLDLERRFGLTGGNIFQGAMTPAQLLFLRPFPGGGGYRTPVPGLYLCGAATHPGGGVMGACGRNAAREILRDARRGR; encoded by the coding sequence ATGGAGCCGTTCGACCTGGTGGTGGTGGGCGGCGGGCACAACGGCCTCGTGGCGGCCGCGTACGCGGCGCGCGCGGGCCAGCGGACGCTGGTGCTGGAGGCGCTCGACCGCGTCGGCGGCGCGAGCGGCGGCGACGAGCCGTGGCCGGGCTTCCGCGTCTCCACGGCCGCGTACGTCGTCAGCCTGTTCCGCCCCGAGATCGTCCGCGAGCTCGACCTCGCCCGCCACGGCTACGCGGTGCTGCCGCGCGACCCGTCCTCGTTCACGCCGCTCCCCGACGGCCGCTCGCTCCTGCTCGGCCCGGACCCGGCGCTGAACCAGCGCGAGATCGCGAAGTTCTCCCGGCGCGACGCGGAGCGCTTCCCGCGCTACGAGGCGCTGCTCGACCGGCTCGCCCGCGCCGTCGAGCCGTCGCTGCTCGAGCCGCCGCCGGATCCGTTCTCCGGCCGGCCCGGCGACCTGTGGCGGCTGGCGCGCACCGGCTGGCGGCTGCTGCGCCTCGGCAAGGACGGCCCGCGCGCGCTGGAGGTGCTGCTCGGGGCCGCGCGCCCCATCCTCGAGCGCTGGTTCGAGTCGGAGCCGCTCCGCGCCACGCTCGCCACCGACGCCATCATCGGCGCGATGGCCTCGCCGTCCACGCCCGGCACGGCGTACGTGCTGTTCCACCACGTGATGGGCGAGGTGAACGGCGCGCGCGGCGTCTGGGGCTACGTGCGCGGCGGCATGGGCGCGCTCGCGGCCGCGCTGGCGGGCGCGGCACGGGCGGCCGGGGCGGAGGTCCGCACCGGCGCCCGGGTGGCGCGGGTGCGGGTGCGCGGCGGGCGGGCGGACGGGGTGGTGCTGGCGGACGGCACCGAGATCGCGGCCCGGCGGGTGGCCTCGTCGGTGGACGCGCGGCGCACGCTGCTCGGGATGGTGGGGGCGGAGCACCTCGCGCCGGAGGTGGCCGAGGCGGTGGGCGCGATCGACTACGCGAGCGCCTCCCTCAAGATCAACCTGGCGCTCTCCGAGTTGCCGCGCTTCCCGGCGGCGCCGCACGCCGGCGCAACGCCCGGCCCGCATCACCGCGGCACCATCCACATCTCGCCGACGCTGGACCACCTCGAGCGCGCGTTCGCCGACGCCGTGGCCGGCCGGCCCTCCCAGGAGCCGGTGCTGGAGTGCACCATCCCCTCCGCAGTGGACCCGGGCGTCGCGCCGGCGGGCCGCCACCTGATGTCGATGTTCGTGCAGTACGCGCCGTACCGGCTGGCCGAGGGCTCCTGGGACGCGCTCAAGGAGCCGTTCGCGGATCGCTGCGTGGCGCTGCTCGACCGCTACGCGCCCGGCTTCGCCGCCTCGGTGCTGCACCGCGAGGTGCTCTCCCCGCTCGACCTGGAGCGGCGCTTCGGGCTCACCGGCGGGAACATCTTCCAGGGCGCGATGACGCCGGCGCAGCTGCTCTTCCTGCGGCCGTTCCCCGGCGGCGGCGGCTACCGCACGCCGGTGCCGGGCCTGTACCTGTGCGGCGCCGCCACCCACCCGGGCGGCGGGGTCATGGGCGCGTGCGGCCGGAACGCGGCGCGCGAGATCCTGCGGGACGCGCGGCGGGGGCGGTGA
- a CDS encoding carboxypeptidase-like regulatory domain-containing protein — MKRLLLLAAVATATACGGGSDKKDPNCNPADPAACADGLVCEVVQGVGTRCASPVVITGVVYDLSLGLEAGPIEGARVVPLDVNGAPVGSAATTDATGAYSVQVPAERDANLAPVSGHVTLRADADGFATFPSGIRSAVPVDLSAATEVNAATTQWVVASSLTDVGLDPTSGAGTGRLHGNAAQATAGALVVAERTDGTVRTGVADASGDYVIFNVPAGDWTVQGYTQGVNYQPAPVAGLTDLEDRQVDLVVKNRAAATVTGSIQPTGQNQPAALDTTVVLVVRATYDVELDRGESPPGLVARLTNATGTRFSVPGVPDGEYTVLAAFGTDGYIRDVSGIGGTAPVEVLVENGVMTSAPGAFKITGAVSFADPGISPSTGTVGETLVTDASTPTFAWQAYPSATGGFDLVVFDSLGTPVWAPARLAAATLSVPYAGAALEAGRTYQVRVTAYDNAGMAVSRSEDLLGVFTYVPPAAP; from the coding sequence ATGAAGCGCCTCCTCCTCCTCGCCGCCGTCGCCACGGCTACCGCCTGCGGCGGCGGCTCCGACAAGAAGGACCCGAACTGCAACCCGGCGGATCCGGCGGCCTGCGCCGACGGGCTGGTCTGCGAGGTGGTCCAGGGCGTCGGGACGCGCTGCGCGTCGCCGGTGGTGATCACCGGGGTGGTGTACGACCTGTCGCTCGGCCTGGAGGCCGGGCCGATCGAGGGCGCGCGCGTGGTCCCGCTCGACGTGAACGGCGCGCCGGTCGGCTCCGCCGCCACCACCGACGCGACCGGCGCCTACTCGGTGCAGGTGCCGGCCGAGCGCGACGCGAACCTCGCGCCGGTCTCCGGGCACGTGACGCTGCGCGCCGACGCCGACGGGTTCGCCACCTTCCCGTCCGGCATCCGCTCGGCGGTGCCCGTCGATCTCTCGGCGGCGACGGAGGTGAACGCGGCCACCACGCAGTGGGTGGTGGCGTCCTCGCTCACCGACGTCGGCCTCGACCCGACCAGCGGCGCGGGCACCGGGCGCCTCCACGGCAACGCCGCGCAGGCCACCGCCGGCGCGCTCGTCGTGGCCGAGCGCACCGACGGCACGGTCCGCACCGGCGTCGCGGACGCCTCCGGCGACTACGTGATCTTCAACGTCCCCGCCGGCGACTGGACGGTGCAGGGATACACGCAGGGCGTGAACTACCAGCCGGCGCCGGTGGCCGGGCTCACCGATCTGGAGGACCGGCAGGTGGACCTGGTGGTGAAGAACCGCGCCGCCGCCACGGTCACCGGCAGCATCCAGCCGACCGGCCAGAACCAGCCGGCCGCGCTCGACACCACGGTGGTGCTGGTGGTCCGCGCCACCTACGACGTCGAGCTCGATCGCGGCGAGTCGCCCCCGGGCCTGGTGGCGCGCCTGACGAACGCCACCGGGACCCGGTTCAGCGTCCCCGGCGTGCCGGACGGTGAGTACACGGTGCTCGCGGCGTTCGGGACCGACGGCTACATCCGCGACGTCTCCGGCATCGGCGGCACCGCGCCGGTCGAGGTGCTGGTCGAGAACGGCGTCATGACCAGCGCGCCGGGCGCGTTCAAGATCACCGGCGCGGTGAGCTTCGCCGACCCCGGGATCTCCCCGTCCACCGGGACCGTGGGCGAGACGCTGGTCACCGACGCCTCCACCCCGACGTTCGCCTGGCAGGCCTACCCGTCCGCCACCGGCGGCTTCGACCTGGTGGTGTTCGACTCGCTCGGCACGCCGGTGTGGGCGCCGGCGCGGCTCGCGGCGGCGACGCTGTCCGTCCCCTACGCCGGCGCCGCGCTCGAGGCTGGCCGCACCTACCAGGTGCGGGTGACGGCGTACGACAACGCCGGCATGGCGGTCTCCCGCTCCGAGGACCTCCTCGGCGTGTTCACCTACGTCCCGCCTGCGGCCCCGTAG
- a CDS encoding LemA family protein: MAVVLVLLGLVVLVALAAVGIYNGLVTRRNAYKNAYSQIDVQLKRRYDLIPNLVETARGYLKHERETLEAVVAARNGAAAAARAAAANPGDPQAMNALSGAEGALAGVLTRFLAVAEAYPDLKANQNMLALQEELTSTENRIAFARQAYNDAVMAYNNARETFPGVLLAGGFPPATSFELQGAAEREPVRVQF, from the coding sequence ATGGCCGTGGTGCTCGTGCTGCTCGGGCTGGTGGTGCTGGTGGCGCTCGCCGCCGTCGGCATCTACAACGGGCTCGTCACGCGGCGGAACGCGTACAAGAACGCGTACAGCCAGATCGACGTCCAGCTCAAGCGGCGGTACGACCTCATCCCGAACCTGGTCGAGACCGCGCGCGGCTACCTGAAGCACGAGCGCGAGACGCTCGAGGCGGTGGTCGCGGCCCGGAACGGCGCCGCCGCGGCCGCCCGCGCGGCGGCGGCGAACCCGGGGGACCCGCAGGCCATGAACGCGCTCTCCGGGGCCGAGGGCGCGCTCGCCGGCGTGCTCACCCGCTTCCTCGCGGTGGCCGAGGCGTACCCGGATCTCAAGGCGAACCAGAACATGCTGGCGCTGCAGGAGGAGCTGACCTCCACCGAGAACCGGATCGCGTTCGCGCGCCAGGCCTACAACGACGCGGTCATGGCCTACAACAACGCCCGCGAGACGTTCCCCGGCGTGCTGCTCGCCGGCGGCTTCCCGCCCGCCACGTCGTTCGAGCTGCAGGGCGCCGCCGAGCGCGAGCCGGTGCGGGTGCAGTTCTAG
- a CDS encoding M48 family metallopeptidase yields the protein MAAQAPPAGRVTLDFFAAQRNARRRTTVLVIAFAVALAAVIAVVYLALAVALGLGAGAGGGGWAVDGSGAVYGPPLLQPGLLALTALGVGAVTGVGGAWHAARLSAGGGAAVAELLGGTPVDRATRDPAERRLVNVTEEMALAAGMPVPRLYVLRGEAGINAFAAGHTPGHSVVAVTRGALERLTRDELQGVVAHELSHVLNADTRIDLRLMAAVGGLGFLTLLGRLLLDVDSGPRRSRDRNRGAIALVGLGLLVAGAMGSLCGRLVRFAVARQREWLADASAVQFTRNPDGLAGALRKIAAEGSAVSGPHVAEAAHLFFARASGGLLAGLFSTHPPIEERLRRIAPHLAGAPLSRATAASAEASPPRPAPAPAAAQAPDRAGEAGLAGGPAEPASAPPASALLADHLPRAAGLLSGLPPALAAAAREPFGARGLACALLVDAAAPVRAAQLAYLERNDRALRAEVERLLPALSGLDRTARNALLALALPALDALSPAQGTALAADLRALAAADRAVSPYELAVLRAVLRRLSRGAGAPPRALLRTVEEAGPECLELLSCLAWTGGRDAAAAQAALDAGARALGARGPWRVLPRDRLGLGRLETALDRLDAASPSVKSATLEACSAVVRADGRVGADEAELVRAVAASLGLPFPPGLEAATAPGADALAPPLS from the coding sequence ATGGCCGCCCAGGCCCCGCCCGCCGGGCGGGTCACGCTGGACTTCTTCGCCGCCCAGCGGAACGCCCGCCGGCGCACCACCGTCCTCGTGATCGCGTTCGCGGTGGCGCTCGCCGCCGTCATCGCGGTGGTCTACCTCGCGCTCGCCGTGGCGCTCGGGCTGGGCGCCGGCGCGGGCGGCGGCGGGTGGGCGGTGGACGGGTCCGGCGCGGTGTACGGCCCGCCGCTCCTCCAGCCCGGCCTGCTCGCGCTCACCGCGCTCGGCGTCGGCGCGGTCACCGGGGTGGGCGGCGCGTGGCACGCGGCGCGGCTCTCGGCGGGCGGCGGCGCCGCGGTGGCGGAGCTGCTGGGCGGCACGCCGGTCGACCGCGCCACCCGGGATCCCGCCGAGCGGCGCCTCGTCAACGTGACGGAGGAGATGGCCCTCGCCGCCGGGATGCCGGTGCCGCGGCTCTACGTGCTCCGCGGCGAGGCCGGCATCAACGCGTTCGCGGCCGGCCACACGCCCGGTCACAGCGTGGTGGCGGTGACGCGGGGCGCGCTGGAGCGGCTCACCCGCGACGAGCTGCAGGGCGTGGTGGCCCACGAGCTGTCGCACGTGCTGAACGCGGACACGCGCATCGACCTGCGGCTCATGGCGGCGGTGGGCGGGCTCGGGTTCCTGACGCTGCTCGGGCGGCTGCTCCTCGACGTCGACTCCGGGCCGCGCCGCTCGCGCGATCGCAACCGCGGCGCCATCGCGCTGGTCGGGCTGGGGCTGCTCGTCGCCGGCGCCATGGGCAGCCTGTGCGGCCGGCTGGTCCGCTTCGCGGTGGCGCGGCAGCGCGAGTGGCTGGCGGACGCGTCGGCGGTGCAGTTCACGCGCAACCCGGACGGCCTGGCGGGCGCGCTCCGGAAGATCGCGGCGGAGGGGTCGGCGGTGTCCGGGCCGCACGTCGCCGAGGCGGCGCACCTGTTCTTCGCGCGGGCCTCGGGCGGCCTCCTCGCCGGCCTGTTCTCCACGCACCCGCCCATCGAGGAGCGCCTCCGCCGGATCGCGCCGCACCTCGCCGGCGCCCCCCTCTCCCGCGCCACGGCGGCCTCCGCGGAGGCGTCGCCGCCCCGCCCTGCGCCGGCCCCGGCCGCTGCGCAGGCGCCGGACCGCGCCGGCGAGGCGGGGCTCGCGGGCGGACCGGCGGAGCCGGCGTCGGCGCCGCCCGCGTCCGCGCTCCTGGCGGACCACCTCCCCCGCGCGGCCGGGCTGCTCTCGGGCCTCCCGCCCGCGCTCGCGGCGGCGGCGCGCGAGCCGTTCGGCGCGCGCGGCCTCGCCTGCGCGCTGCTCGTGGACGCGGCGGCGCCGGTGCGCGCGGCGCAGCTCGCGTACCTCGAGCGGAACGACCGGGCGCTCCGTGCCGAGGTGGAGCGGCTCCTCCCCGCGCTCTCGGGGCTGGATCGCACCGCCCGCAACGCGCTCCTCGCGCTGGCGCTCCCGGCGCTCGACGCGCTCTCGCCGGCGCAGGGCACCGCGCTCGCCGCCGACCTCCGCGCGCTCGCCGCCGCGGACCGCGCCGTGTCGCCCTACGAGCTGGCCGTGCTCCGCGCCGTCCTCCGGCGGCTCTCCCGCGGCGCCGGCGCGCCGCCCCGGGCGCTCCTGCGCACCGTCGAGGAGGCGGGGCCGGAGTGCCTGGAGCTGCTCTCCTGCCTGGCGTGGACCGGCGGGCGCGACGCGGCCGCGGCGCAGGCCGCGCTCGACGCCGGCGCGCGGGCGCTGGGTGCGCGCGGGCCGTGGCGGGTCCTCCCGCGCGACCGGCTCGGGCTCGGGCGCCTCGAGACCGCGCTCGACCGGCTCGACGCGGCGTCACCCTCAGTGAAGTCCGCGACGCTGGAGGCGTGCTCGGCCGTGGTCCGGGCCGACGGGCGCGTCGGCGCGGACGAGGCCGAGCTGGTCCGGGCGGTCGCTGCCTCGCTCGGCCTACCCTTTCCGCCCGGGCTGGAGGCGGCCACCGCGCCCGGGGCGGACGCCCTGGCGCCCCCGCTCAGTTGA
- a CDS encoding DUF2203 domain-containing protein, translating to MTRFPPMDEGPRYFTVEEANDLVSDLEIEFGRVAQVRADMVACVEALGGAEVAMAVLQRGEPGPAGHGEDAQRLRALADQLGAAVERINGLGCLVKDLEAGLVDFYSLQDGEPVFLCWQFGEPAVSHWHPVDAGFAARQPIEGVTVRPPAFFN from the coding sequence ATGACGAGGTTTCCGCCCATGGACGAGGGCCCCCGGTACTTCACCGTCGAGGAGGCGAACGACCTCGTGTCCGACCTCGAGATCGAGTTCGGGCGGGTCGCCCAGGTGCGCGCCGACATGGTCGCGTGCGTGGAGGCGCTGGGCGGCGCCGAGGTCGCGATGGCCGTCCTGCAGCGGGGCGAGCCGGGCCCGGCCGGGCACGGGGAGGACGCGCAGCGGCTGCGCGCGCTCGCCGACCAGCTCGGCGCGGCGGTGGAGCGCATCAACGGCCTCGGGTGCCTGGTGAAGGACCTCGAGGCCGGCCTGGTGGACTTCTACTCGCTCCAGGACGGCGAGCCGGTGTTCCTGTGCTGGCAGTTCGGGGAGCCGGCGGTGTCGCACTGGCACCCCGTGGACGCGGGGTTCGCCGCCCGGCAGCCGATCGAGGGCGTGACGGTCCGGCCGCCCGCGTTCTTCAACTGA
- the ffh gene encoding signal recognition particle protein — MLETVSKGFKAARNKLKGRTEITPEVVDDALRDIRVSLLEADVSFDVVKRFVARVREKAIGEVVETKVKTEKGQLRVTPQDHFVKICHDELEALMGPVDTSLRQGERGRPTGIMMVGLQGSGKTTTAGKIANRLLKDGKQVMLVAADVYRPAAVDQLKVLGERLGVPVFHEPGVSPPDMCRHAFEAAQRDHRNAVIYDTAGRLAIDDELMTELENIKANVAPENILLVADAMIGQDAVKTATEFDRRLAIDGFILTKLDGDARGGAALSIKEVTGKPIKFLGMGEALDRLEEFRPEGLASRILGFGDIVGLVKDFEQHVDEETAEAEAQKILSGDFTLEDFVNQIRMVRKMGPLGELMEKFPMFGELPENFQFDDSALTRIVAMVDSMTQAERLRPDSITDQRVKRIAKGAGRTEKDVRDLLKQYNAMRGVMKQVGSAPGLLARLPGVKQLMQLRKMQGKGMEDVLGADADAVERAMQGGLVDPRMAAQMAGLPKGYTPPMSAGAMARARMMGYAPEPIALESAKEREARKKKRKAERQARKKGRKKGRR; from the coding sequence GTGCTCGAGACCGTATCCAAGGGCTTCAAGGCTGCCCGCAACAAGCTGAAGGGGCGCACCGAGATCACCCCGGAGGTCGTGGACGACGCGCTCCGCGACATCCGCGTGTCCCTGCTCGAGGCCGACGTCTCGTTCGACGTGGTGAAGCGGTTCGTCGCCCGCGTCCGCGAGAAGGCCATCGGCGAGGTGGTCGAGACGAAGGTGAAGACGGAGAAGGGGCAGCTCCGCGTCACGCCCCAGGACCACTTCGTCAAGATCTGCCACGACGAGCTCGAGGCGCTGATGGGCCCGGTGGACACGTCGCTCCGCCAGGGCGAGCGCGGCCGCCCCACCGGCATCATGATGGTCGGCCTGCAGGGCTCCGGCAAGACGACGACGGCCGGCAAGATCGCGAACCGCCTCCTCAAGGACGGCAAGCAGGTCATGCTGGTGGCGGCGGACGTGTACCGCCCCGCCGCCGTGGACCAGCTCAAGGTGCTGGGCGAGCGGCTCGGCGTGCCGGTGTTCCACGAGCCGGGCGTCTCGCCGCCGGACATGTGCCGCCACGCGTTCGAGGCGGCGCAGCGCGACCACCGCAACGCGGTCATCTACGACACCGCCGGCCGGCTCGCCATCGACGACGAGCTCATGACCGAGCTCGAGAACATCAAGGCGAACGTCGCGCCCGAGAACATCCTGCTCGTCGCCGACGCCATGATCGGCCAGGACGCGGTCAAGACCGCGACCGAGTTCGACCGGCGCCTCGCCATCGACGGCTTCATCCTGACGAAGCTCGACGGCGACGCCCGCGGCGGCGCGGCGCTCTCGATCAAGGAGGTCACCGGCAAGCCCATCAAGTTCCTCGGCATGGGCGAGGCGCTGGATCGCCTCGAGGAGTTCCGGCCCGAGGGGCTCGCCTCCCGCATCCTGGGCTTCGGCGACATCGTCGGCCTGGTGAAGGACTTCGAGCAGCACGTCGACGAGGAGACCGCAGAGGCCGAGGCGCAGAAGATCCTCTCCGGCGACTTCACGCTCGAGGACTTCGTCAACCAGATCCGGATGGTCCGGAAGATGGGCCCGCTCGGCGAGCTCATGGAGAAGTTCCCGATGTTCGGGGAGCTTCCCGAGAACTTCCAGTTCGACGACTCCGCCCTCACGCGCATCGTGGCGATGGTCGACTCGATGACGCAGGCCGAGCGGCTCCGCCCGGACTCGATCACCGACCAGCGCGTGAAGCGGATCGCGAAGGGCGCCGGCCGGACCGAGAAGGACGTCCGCGACCTGCTCAAGCAGTACAACGCCATGCGCGGCGTGATGAAGCAGGTGGGGTCCGCGCCCGGCCTGCTGGCGCGGCTGCCCGGCGTGAAGCAGCTCATGCAGCTCCGCAAGATGCAGGGCAAGGGCATGGAGGACGTGCTCGGCGCCGACGCCGACGCGGTCGAGCGCGCCATGCAGGGCGGCCTCGTGGACCCGCGCATGGCCGCGCAGATGGCCGGGCTGCCCAAGGGCTACACGCCGCCCATGTCGGCCGGCGCCATGGCGCGCGCCCGGATGATGGGCTACGCGCCCGAGCCGATCGCGCTCGAGAGCGCCAAGGAGCGCGAGGCCCGCAAGAAGAAGCGCAAGGCCGAGCGCCAGGCGCGCAAGAAGGGCCGGAAGAAGGGCCGCCGCTGA
- the amrB gene encoding AmmeMemoRadiSam system protein B, whose protein sequence is MDLPRQRALSTYRAAPFRPPACAGAVYPDAPGALRRALDGWLALPAGAPAASTPPPGVVVAPHIDYARGAAGYAHAYRALEASRADLFVIFGTAHATPPRPFTLTRLDYGTPLGPVRTDRALVDALCTTLGEDALLGDELVHRDEHSVELQAVILAHRLRRPFTVLPVLCSAIGHLADPRAATAPFLGALGRAVAGRRVCWVAAADLAHVGPLYGDARPPAPAELAALAAADRRTLRYVEAGDAAGFHRDAVRDGARRRLCGIAPIYAALRAAGAGARLLHYQQWTDGVDSVSFAAAAG, encoded by the coding sequence GTGGACCTGCCCCGCCAGCGCGCGCTCTCGACGTACCGCGCGGCGCCGTTCCGCCCGCCCGCCTGCGCCGGCGCGGTCTACCCCGACGCGCCCGGCGCGCTCCGCCGCGCGCTCGACGGCTGGCTGGCGCTCCCTGCCGGCGCCCCGGCCGCGTCGACCCCGCCCCCCGGCGTGGTGGTGGCGCCGCACATCGACTACGCGCGCGGCGCCGCCGGCTACGCGCACGCGTACCGGGCGCTCGAGGCGAGCCGGGCCGACCTGTTCGTGATCTTCGGCACCGCCCACGCCACCCCGCCGCGCCCGTTCACGCTCACCCGCCTCGACTACGGCACGCCGCTCGGGCCGGTCCGCACAGACCGCGCGCTGGTGGACGCGCTCTGCACGACGCTCGGCGAGGACGCGCTGCTCGGGGACGAGCTCGTCCACCGCGACGAGCACTCGGTCGAGCTGCAGGCGGTGATCCTGGCCCACCGGCTGCGCCGGCCGTTCACCGTGCTGCCGGTGCTCTGCTCCGCCATCGGCCACCTCGCCGACCCGCGCGCCGCGACCGCCCCGTTCCTCGGCGCGCTCGGCCGCGCGGTGGCCGGCCGCCGGGTGTGCTGGGTGGCGGCCGCCGACCTCGCCCACGTCGGCCCCCTCTACGGCGACGCGCGCCCGCCCGCGCCGGCCGAGCTGGCCGCGCTCGCGGCGGCGGACCGGCGCACGCTCCGCTACGTCGAGGCCGGCGACGCGGCGGGCTTCCACCGCGACGCGGTCCGCGACGGCGCGCGCCGGCGGCTCTGCGGGATCGCCCCGATCTACGCGGCGCTCCGCGCGGCCGGCGCCGGCGCGCGGCTGCTCCACTACCAGCAGTGGACCGACGGCGTCGACTCGGTGTCCTTCGCCGCGGCCGCCGGCTGA